Proteins encoded by one window of Candidatus Sumerlaea chitinivorans:
- a CDS encoding Thiamine-monophosphate kinase yields MAGSEYERTIADVGELELIALIEPYLVRTLSQNVIVGPGDDAAVVTCGSNNNAFAVLTCDMLVEGVHFPDRSSAPWRLIGRKAMTSNVSDVAAMAGNPRYALISLGLPRELHVGAVLELYTGMAEIAGEHGFSLVGGDTVASPVVIISIALLGERQACFRNALRSNCRPGQWLYVSGHLGASRAGLELLLDKNLSGQIPSSLAERLIQRQLNPTAHVALGQALAVRFADLAMIDISDSLWNELGILSKCSGVSIEVWADAIPIAKEVRKFCTTLGRDPLEYALFSGEEYELLFACTADDEEIHACIKDLAKPVSITKIGQIKEPPPAVRLIGEAGQSLEVRDKTFQHFLS; encoded by the coding sequence ATGGCAGGGAGCGAGTACGAACGCACAATTGCGGATGTCGGGGAACTCGAGCTCATCGCTTTGATAGAGCCTTATCTGGTAAGGACGCTCTCTCAAAATGTGATAGTCGGGCCGGGAGACGATGCGGCTGTCGTGACATGCGGTTCCAACAATAACGCGTTTGCGGTGCTTACCTGTGATATGTTGGTCGAGGGCGTGCACTTTCCCGACCGCTCAAGTGCGCCGTGGAGACTGATTGGCAGAAAAGCCATGACCTCCAATGTGAGTGACGTCGCTGCGATGGCAGGAAACCCTCGATACGCCCTAATAAGTCTTGGCCTCCCTCGCGAGCTTCATGTAGGAGCGGTTCTTGAGCTTTACACCGGCATGGCCGAAATAGCAGGGGAGCATGGTTTTAGCTTGGTGGGAGGGGACACCGTTGCGAGCCCGGTGGTGATCATCTCGATCGCTCTGCTCGGCGAGCGTCAAGCGTGCTTTCGCAATGCGCTCAGATCGAATTGCCGCCCCGGTCAATGGCTCTACGTGTCGGGCCACCTTGGCGCCTCACGCGCAGGTTTAGAGCTGTTGCTGGACAAGAATTTGTCTGGGCAAATTCCTTCCTCATTGGCTGAGCGGCTTATTCAGAGGCAACTCAATCCAACTGCACACGTTGCACTTGGCCAAGCGCTCGCGGTGCGCTTTGCCGATTTAGCGATGATCGATATCAGCGACTCGCTTTGGAATGAGCTGGGGATTCTGTCGAAGTGTAGTGGGGTGAGTATCGAAGTTTGGGCGGATGCAATCCCCATCGCGAAAGAGGTCCGGAAGTTTTGCACTACGTTAGGTCGAGATCCATTAGAATACGCTCTATTCAGTGGCGAAGAATACGAACTTCTATTTGCATGCACAGCCGATGACGAGGAGATCCATGCGTGTATCAAAGATCTCGCTAAGCCAGTAAGTATCACCAAGATTGGACAAATCAAAGAGCCCCCGCCTGCGGTTCGCCTCATCGGCGAAGCCGGACAATCCCTCGAAGTCCGGGATAAAACCTTTCAACACTTTTTGTCATAA
- a CDS encoding Thiamin-phosphate pyrophosphorylase → MSLHRHAEKCRWGIYVILDRYLAKKSHLEIAREVIAGGARVIQLRDKHASRSELVEIGRELRQLTRAAGVTFIVNDYPEVAVEVDADGVHLGQEDRAVHEARQLVGRDKIVGLSTHTLDQALAAMELPVDYIGVGPVYATSTKENPWPVVGVELVRKVKKRVALPIVAIGGITEQCIPELVAAGADNVAMIGELMRAAHLREKMESLVQTFENAKALFEQQPGAR, encoded by the coding sequence GTGAGTCTTCACCGCCACGCAGAGAAGTGCCGCTGGGGGATCTACGTCATTCTTGATCGCTACTTGGCGAAAAAGTCCCACTTAGAGATTGCGCGGGAGGTCATTGCGGGCGGTGCGCGTGTGATCCAACTTCGCGACAAGCATGCCTCGCGCAGCGAATTGGTCGAAATCGGGCGGGAACTCCGTCAGCTCACGCGGGCTGCGGGAGTTACCTTTATTGTAAATGATTACCCCGAAGTGGCCGTGGAGGTAGATGCCGACGGCGTCCACCTGGGGCAAGAAGACCGCGCAGTTCATGAAGCACGCCAACTTGTGGGGCGAGACAAGATTGTGGGGCTATCGACACACACCCTTGATCAAGCGCTCGCTGCGATGGAATTGCCTGTGGATTACATCGGTGTCGGACCAGTATACGCAACCAGCACGAAAGAGAATCCGTGGCCAGTCGTCGGAGTTGAACTCGTTCGCAAGGTCAAAAAGCGTGTTGCGCTCCCAATTGTCGCGATCGGCGGCATCACTGAGCAATGCATCCCAGAACTGGTTGCTGCCGGAGCGGACAACGTGGCAATGATTGGCGAACTCATGCGAGCAGCGCATCTCCGAGAGAAGATGGAAAGTCTCGTCCAAACGTTTGAAAATGCAAAAGCACTGTTTGAGCAGCAACCCGGCGCACGTTGA